TGCGAATATGGAAGATAAATAGCAAAGACCCTTCCACTTATCATTTAGTATGGAATTTTCCTTCTTTAGATCAAGTGAGCTATATGAAGCTGTATCTAATTAAGAAGCGAGGATACCATATCACAGGGGATATTCATTATTATGAACCTGGGGTACAAATGGAGAAAAAAATTGTTTTCTCAGAAAATCTTTCCGGCAGTATGCAAATTCCAAATGAATGGATTTCCGTCATACAATCATTAAATAATATTTCCGCTAACCAATTTGATTTATTTTCTAATTTACTTAATTATCGGCGGGATATATATTTTGGTTGGAATGCCTATGATAAATTGGATAAGATAACCTCTCTAGGAGGTTCTTCAAATGGTTCCAGCAGGTATGGTGATTTGGACGTTGATTATGTCATGTTTATAGATGAATCGGAACTTGAATACCCGTAGTGGAAGCTTTCATGTCAAAAAAATATCCTTTCAATGGATATTTTTTTGACATCCTCTACGTTCAATCTCTCAATCGAAATACTTTTATTAGTCTTTAAAGAAAAATTAAATAAGGGGAAATGCAGATGAAGGAAAAACAGATTTCTGAACATATTTGGAGCTTAAAAACGTGGATGATCATTCCTATTCATGTATGGGTTGTTGTGGAAGAAAACGGGATCACTTTAGTAGATGCGGGAATGCCAATGATGGCAAAAGGAATCATTAAATTCATGAAACAACTAAACGCTGGCCCGCTAAAACGAATTCTTCTCACTCATGGACATTCAGATCATGTTGGATCAGTAAAAGCAATATTGAATGAAAGCGAAGTACCTGTTTACGCACATAGAATAGAAATTCCTTATTTAGAAGGCGATACTCTCTATCCAAAACGAAAGAAACTGGAAAATAACTTACCTAAACAGCTAACTCAACCGCTTTTAGAAGAAGAGTCCGGAAACTTGAAATCAGTGGGCGGATTGAAGCCATTTTTTACACCTGGCCATTCCCCAGGTCATGTCGTTTACTACCATGAAAAAGATCAAGTGTTGCTAGCGGGAGATCTCTTTAAATCGAAAAATGGTAAACTCCAACCTCCTATGTTTACACCTAATATGACGGAAGCTTTGAAAAGCAGTGCTATTGTTGGGCAATTGAAACCGAAACTTTTAGAAGTATGCCATGGAAATACGGTGTTTGATCCAGCAAATCAGTTAGAGGATTATGTTCGAACTGTGGAGAGGAAATTAGGTGAGAAATGATTTTGTTTACTGGACACGTGTCGCTGTGTCAGTAGCAGGTTTGGGGACAATTGAGTCCGATACAGAGCCACTGGAAAGATTTATTCCTGTAAAGTTTAGCCAATGTGCAGCCCAAGCTCATGGTGAATGGTGAAGACGATATGTACTAAAAGGGCTCTTGCACTTTTCTAAAAGATTAAGAGAATATATAAAATTGGATTATATAAATCCGTCTTCATTGTGTTTTTAGTTGCATTGAGTGTAGAATCTGTAGTTTTCATCATGCAATTAGTTGTTCTATGATAGTTTTTAACTTTTTAGTTCAGCGTTTGAATTTGATAATACGCGCGTAAGTATATCAGCCAAAATCTGGAGGGTAATTGGGTATGAAGCTGGATCGGTGGTACTAAAGAAAAATAGATAGTATCCATTGATAAAGAGGTGCTGAGCGGACGAAATTGCATCTTCGTCCGCTTTTAAAAGTATAGGGAAAGATTTATTCTCTCATTATCCAAACCTTATGTACCTTGTTTCGATATATTCCATGAGGGCGACGGACAAACATCTGCCACAAGATTACCGAAAAAAGAGGATCTGGAAGTGACGCACTCACTTCCGGATCCTTTATAAAATTCTTCGTTAATAGTGTAGCTGATATTTTGTCCAAAGCACTCTGGAAATAGTAAAAACAAGATGCACTTAAAGGACTCAATCAAGAATCAATCGAATAGGAAAAAGCCGTTACATGAAAACCATCTTGTAACAATCTAAAGGAAATATTAATAGTATACAACAAAAGATGTGAAGAATAATCAGTTTGAATCATTTAGGAGCGTGCGTATGCCAGCTATAACGGGGAAACAATATATTGATCGAATTGATCAAATGCAAACGAATATATGGATAGACGGAAGTCCGGTGACAGGCAAGATCTCGGAGCACCCTTCATTCAAAGGAGTTATGAAAAGTCAGGCAGCCTTGTATGACCTTCAACATGATGTGGCTTTCAAAGAGGCCGTGACGTACCCATCACCATCCACTTCTGAACCAGTTGGATTGTCTTTTTTACAGCCAAAGACAAAAGAGGACTTAACTAAAAAGAGAAATATGGTGCAACAATGGGCTAAATCGAACAATGGCCTTATGGGTAGAAGTCCAGATTATATGAATACAACATTAATGGCCTTTGCATCATCTGCCAGTTTCTTGAATGAAAAAAAGAACTGCTTTCCTGAAAACTTACTATCATTCTATGAATATGCACGAGAACACGATCTATCTATGACACATACATTTATTGATCCTCAAGTAAATCGATCGCCATTTTATTTGGAATATTCAGAAGAACCTATTGCTGCAAGGGTGATTGATAAAAATGAAGAAGGGATCATTGTAAAAGGTGCGCGTTTGCTAGCTACACAGGGTGGAATAACGGATGAAATACTTGTTATATCATCCGGAGGTGTGGTGGAGGAAGAAAAAGGATTTTCATTTTCCATACCTAGTAACACGAAAGGATTA
The nucleotide sequence above comes from Psychrobacillus glaciei. Encoded proteins:
- a CDS encoding MBL fold metallo-hydrolase → MKEKQISEHIWSLKTWMIIPIHVWVVVEENGITLVDAGMPMMAKGIIKFMKQLNAGPLKRILLTHGHSDHVGSVKAILNESEVPVYAHRIEIPYLEGDTLYPKRKKLENNLPKQLTQPLLEEESGNLKSVGGLKPFFTPGHSPGHVVYYHEKDQVLLAGDLFKSKNGKLQPPMFTPNMTEALKSSAIVGQLKPKLLEVCHGNTVFDPANQLEDYVRTVERKLGEK